CGCCGGGAGGGAGACGGGGTGGCCAAAGGGGAGAAAGGGTCAGCGGCTGCCGAGGCCGTCGAAGGTGTCGATGGGAAACACGTCCCACTCGGCGGCGGGATCGAAGGCGTCCGTGCCGGTGGCGTCGCCCGCCGTCACACTGGCCTTGCGGCGCAGGGTCCGGTCGAGCGTGGTGACGGCGCCGGAGGTCCAGGCGGTGCCCGGATCGAAGCCGACCTGCCCGAAGGAGTCGATCACTTCGCCGCCCTTCTTGAGCAGCAGGGCGTCGTCGCCGTTGAAGTTGGTCACGGCGCTGCTGAGCTGACCCCGCTCCCTCAGCGCGGCGACCGCCTGGCTGTTGTACAGGACGTAGGTGCCGCCTGCCGCCAGCGTGCCGCTGAGGGTGACCCTGTTCCCGGCGGTCGTGGCGCCGTTCGAGTACAGCTCCACGCTGTAGGCGCCGAGGTCCACCGCCTGCGAGGTGGGGTTATAGATCTCCAGGGCCTTGTTGTTGCTGCTCCCCTCCACGTACTCGCTGAAGTAGAGGTCGGCGGCCTGGACCGGCTTGGGCGCCTGCACCGTCACCGTGAGCAGGCTGGTGTCGCTCGCCCCGCCCGCCGCCGCCTTCACCTCGTAGGTGTAGACGCCGGGCGCGGTGCCCTCGGGGGCCGAGACGGTGACGGTAAAGGCCTCGCCGCTTGTCGCCGTGGCGGGCGCAGTCGCCAGCGCCGGAGCGCCGCCCTGAGGGGTCACGCTGACGGTCAGCTCGTCGGGGACGTTCACGCTGCTCGCCGTGAAGTTCTGGCTCACGGCCTCGGCGCCCACCGTGGCTGTGAGCTGGGCCGCGTCGGGCGAGAGGTGGACGCGCGTGACGGGGACCGAGGCGGGCAGCGGCGTCTGGGCGCGCAGGTTCAGGCCGACCAGCACCGGGTCGTGGTCGCTGGAGCGGAAGGGGTCGGGGGCGTAGAAGCCTGCGAGCTGCGCCGCGCTCTTGAACTCGGTGTTGTAGTCGAGCACGGTCGGCTCGTCGGCGTTGATGTGCCACTTCGCCTCGCCGACGACCTGACGCTCCAGGCTGGGGGTCGCCAGCGCGTGGTCGAGGCTGCCCCACTGGCCGCCAAACTGGTAGGAGTAGCTCGACGCGTCGAAGAGGTTGAGGTAGCCGCCCTCCTCCAGCGCCCGCAGCGGGTCTTCCATGCGGTAGGCGTTGAGGTCGCCCAGGATCAGGCGGTCGTCCTCCTGCACGCCGGTGGGGTTGGTCGCGAGCCACCCCGCGATGATCCGCGCCGCGTTCGTGCGGGTCAGGTTGCAGTTGCCCTGGCCGTCGCCGAGGTCCGGATCGCCCGCGCAGGCGCTGCCCTTGCTCTTGAGGTGGGCGACGACCGCCGTCACGCGCCCGCCGTTCGCCTTGCTCTGGAAGGTGTGCGCCAGGGTGGGGCGGTTGCGGGTGTCCTGGTAGGTGGGGTCTACGCGGTTGTCGAGCACCGCGAGCTGCCCGACCGGGGTCACGCTGGCGGGTTTGTAGATCAGGGCGACCGTGATCGCGTCGGTGCCGACATTTTCGCCGGGGTTGATCGCGGCGTAGGTGCCGGGGGCCGTGGCGGCGTTCAGGGCCGTGACCAGATTGGCGATGGAGGAACGGCTCCCCTTCTCGAAGTCGTTCTGAATTTCCAGCAGGCCCAGCACATCGGGATTCATCTTGGTGATGGCCGCCACGATCTTGGCGCGCTGACGCTCGAACTCCACGCAGTCGTCGGCCCCGCGTGCGGCGCTGCTCACCCCGCCCAGCGTGCAACCGCTGTTGCTCTCGACCAGGGTGGTGAAGTAGTTCAGCACGTTCATCGAACCGACGCGCAGACGCCCGCCCACGCCGCCCGGCTCGCTGGGGCGCTCCTGGCCGTCGATGCTGGCCGAGGTCGCTTGCAGGCGGTACACGTCCTCCGAGCCGCTGCCGGTCCAGCCGTCGTTGCTGAAGGTCAGCACGCCGGTCACGACCACCCGGTCGCCGCCGCGCAGGGTGTTGGCGGCGCTCAGCGGCTGGCCGTTCCGCGCGAAGATCACGGGATCGGGGTTCTGCCAGCGGCTGGAATCGTCGATTCGCAGCACGCGGTTCGCGACCTCCGCCTGATAGGCGGCGAGGCCCGCCGCGCTGGGACGGTTGACCTGGGTGTAGGTCGGGATGCGCGCGTCGGCGATGTCGAAACTCGCCCCACGGCCCAGCGTGAAGTTGTTGGTGACCACGCCCGCCGTGCCCACCCGCATCCCCTCGTAGCGCTCGCGCTCGGCCACCGGCAACGGCAGCTTGACGCGCACGGCAGCGGGCAATTCCAGCCCCGACGCGACTTTGGTCAGCCCCTCCGCCGTGAGCTGGGTCGCCGTGAAGCTCTCGGCCACCGTGCCGCTGACCCGCACGAGGTCGCCCGGCGCCAGGCTGGAGCCCAGACTGGGGCAGGTGCCGCCGCAGAACACGAACAGGCCGTCGCTGGTCAGCTCGTTGCGGTCGGCGTCCGGCTGCTCCTCCTGGAGAAAGAAGCCGTCCACCTGCGCCGAGCGGGTCGCCGCCACATAGGAGGTCCGCAGCCCCGTGACCACGCCTTCCACCGTCACCCGCTGGCCCAGCAGCAGCGAGGGCGCGTTGCCGCTGGCCGTCTGGCCCTGCACCGCCGCGATGTTCGTGACGGGACCGGCGTCGGCCTCACCGAGGCTCTGGGTCCGGAGCGCCGTCTGCCCGGCAGCCTGGGGGGTCTGGCCGCAGGAGGCCAGCGCAAGAAGGCCTGCGAGCAGCAGGCATTTGGAGGCGGTCGGAAGTGTCTTAGGCAGGGTCTTGGGCATGGGAAAAGGTCTCCTTGGGAGGGCAGGGAAAGTGGCCGCCGTGGTCCAGCCGCAAAGTCGTCCCGGTCCAGGCGGGAGAGCGACCCTGTTCTGGATGAGCGGAGTATAAAGCCTGGAGGGTCAACCGCCCGTCAGCGGTGACAGTCCTGTCAGAAGAGGGGTGGTAGGGCGCCCCCGTGTGACGCGGGGTGCCGCCGCGTGTCCCGTTCCCGCCCCCTGCGGGCCGCGTCCCTGGGGGGTGCCAGAGGCTGTCAGGCGCGCCGGGGCAGCGGTCTGCCGCCCCTGCTAGGCTGGCCGGATGAGGCGAGGCCGATGAGCAAGCAGAGTTCCCCCAAAGGCACCCACAGCAGCGTGACCCTCCAGCCCGGCGCGGTGCGGCGCGTGGCGGGCCGCTACCCGTTCGGGCACAGTGGGGACATCGCGGACGCGGACGCGGGCCTCACGCCGGGCGAGGTGGTGGACGTCAGGGCACCCGACGGCACGCTGATCGGGCGCGGGTACTTCAACCCGGACGGCGCCACGCCGCTGCGGCTGCTGACCTGGACGCCGGGCGAGGCCATCGACCTGAACTTCTACCGCTCGCGGGTGCGCGCGGCCCTCTCCCGGCGGGCGGGGCGCATCACGGGCACCGACGCCATGCGGGTGCTGCACGCCGAGGCCGACGGCCTGCCCGGCGTGGTCGCCGACCGCTTCGGGGACGTGCTGAGCGTGCAGTTTCGCAACGCGGGCGTGGAGCGCCACCGCGAATTGATCGTGCGGGCGCTGCGCGAGGAGACGGGCGCGGCCTCGGCCTTCGAGCGCAGCGACACCGGCGAGCGCCGCCGCGAGGGCCTGGACCTGCGGACCGGCGTGCTGTGGGGCGACGTGCCGGAGCGCGTGGCCTTTCACGAGGACGACCTGGAACTGCACTTCCACCCCTTCGACGCGCAGAAGACCGGCTTTTTTCTCGACCAGCGCGACAACCGCCGCCTGATGCGCTCGGTGGTGCAGCCCGGCGAGGGCTTTCTCGACGTGTATTCCTACACGGGGGGCTTCAGCCTGCACGCGGCGCGGGCGGGAGGAAAGCCGGTCGCCATCGACAAGGACGAGAAGGCGCTGGCGGTGCTGGAGCGCGAGGCCCGCGAAAACGGGGTCCAGGTGGGCGTGCGCTGGGGCGACGCGCTGGAGGCGCTGCGGGCACTGGAAAAGGAGAAGCGCACCTTCGGGGCGGCGGTGCTCGACCCCCCCACCCTCGCCAAGCGCAAGGACGACGTGCCCCGGGCCAAGCGCGTCTTTACCGAGGGGACCACCAGCGCCCTGCGGATGCTGCGGCCCGGCGGACACCTGCTGGTCAGCACCTGCGCCCACTACATCGGGGTCAGCGACCTGCTCGACGCCGCGCGGGTGGCGGCGGGCGAGGCAGGCTCCGGCGCCGAGGTCGTGGCGATCACCTACCAGCCTGCCGACCATCCCCACCGGCTCAGCGTGCCGGAGAGCCTCTACCTCAAGAGCATCCTGCTGCGCAAGGAGGGATGAGGGCCGGGGGAAACGGACCTCGCCGGGGCCTGGTCTGGGCTGCT
The sequence above is a segment of the Deinococcus budaensis genome. Coding sequences within it:
- a CDS encoding class I SAM-dependent rRNA methyltransferase, giving the protein MSKQSSPKGTHSSVTLQPGAVRRVAGRYPFGHSGDIADADAGLTPGEVVDVRAPDGTLIGRGYFNPDGATPLRLLTWTPGEAIDLNFYRSRVRAALSRRAGRITGTDAMRVLHAEADGLPGVVADRFGDVLSVQFRNAGVERHRELIVRALREETGAASAFERSDTGERRREGLDLRTGVLWGDVPERVAFHEDDLELHFHPFDAQKTGFFLDQRDNRRLMRSVVQPGEGFLDVYSYTGGFSLHAARAGGKPVAIDKDEKALAVLEREARENGVQVGVRWGDALEALRALEKEKRTFGAAVLDPPTLAKRKDDVPRAKRVFTEGTTSALRMLRPGGHLLVSTCAHYIGVSDLLDAARVAAGEAGSGAEVVAITYQPADHPHRLSVPESLYLKSILLRKEG
- a CDS encoding ExeM/NucH family extracellular endonuclease; the encoded protein is MPKTLPKTLPTASKCLLLAGLLALASCGQTPQAAGQTALRTQSLGEADAGPVTNIAAVQGQTASGNAPSLLLGQRVTVEGVVTGLRTSYVAATRSAQVDGFFLQEEQPDADRNELTSDGLFVFCGGTCPSLGSSLAPGDLVRVSGTVAESFTATQLTAEGLTKVASGLELPAAVRVKLPLPVAERERYEGMRVGTAGVVTNNFTLGRGASFDIADARIPTYTQVNRPSAAGLAAYQAEVANRVLRIDDSSRWQNPDPVIFARNGQPLSAANTLRGGDRVVVTGVLTFSNDGWTGSGSEDVYRLQATSASIDGQERPSEPGGVGGRLRVGSMNVLNYFTTLVESNSGCTLGGVSSAARGADDCVEFERQRAKIVAAITKMNPDVLGLLEIQNDFEKGSRSSIANLVTALNAATAPGTYAAINPGENVGTDAITVALIYKPASVTPVGQLAVLDNRVDPTYQDTRNRPTLAHTFQSKANGGRVTAVVAHLKSKGSACAGDPDLGDGQGNCNLTRTNAARIIAGWLATNPTGVQEDDRLILGDLNAYRMEDPLRALEEGGYLNLFDASSYSYQFGGQWGSLDHALATPSLERQVVGEAKWHINADEPTVLDYNTEFKSAAQLAGFYAPDPFRSSDHDPVLVGLNLRAQTPLPASVPVTRVHLSPDAAQLTATVGAEAVSQNFTASSVNVPDELTVSVTPQGGAPALATAPATATSGEAFTVTVSAPEGTAPGVYTYEVKAAAGGASDTSLLTVTVQAPKPVQAADLYFSEYVEGSSNNKALEIYNPTSQAVDLGAYSVELYSNGATTAGNRVTLSGTLAAGGTYVLYNSQAVAALRERGQLSSAVTNFNGDDALLLKKGGEVIDSFGQVGFDPGTAWTSGAVTTLDRTLRRKASVTAGDATGTDAFDPAAEWDVFPIDTFDGLGSR